The following are encoded together in the Montipora foliosa isolate CH-2021 chromosome 12, ASM3666993v2, whole genome shotgun sequence genome:
- the LOC137980554 gene encoding kelch-like protein 3 — MADLSQPMPSDPSKHCQELIYRLDALRRKESFVDVTVSVKDKEFKAHRLVLAAASPFFLSLLVSDMREGKEQFIRIELEEATGSVMEDVFKYIYTGIAAVTKDTAHDLVAAADYLLLPGLKTLACDFLVGNITTENCMFNYYFADKYQCLELMEESCEFINSNFSSVMETEDFLNLNIEQVMKWVSSDDVTVTSEEEIFKGIVKWVTHKKSERESNFAELLSQVRLQSMSHDFLFNELINEELIATSNASLNFVLRSMKCIFDPFCEDAAKPPRKCLERYTDVIFVCGGRTALCYVPQKDIWYQLPDMFLEHQDHAVVQYRDKVCIFGRQLVGSGKSQITEYFLSSKISQGTVETGPAIYWGFCSSLSVLDGCIFALFGEAIILFKIDENVCEAVADPPTHRYGACLVSDKRHLYLVGGIINFFVPTQTVERFDPISATWEEVAAMNEGRYDAFGAAMNGKIYVAGGINISSTVLKCCEVYDPSTNEWQVMSNLKMCRQAANMVCIQEALYVVGGFNGIQKSSRELSVEVFQLGACEWKSKSTIPTNFENENPEDRQKKIHYKACHAVIHKSLLKKLCKL; from the coding sequence atggcggaccttTCACAGCCAATGCCATCAGATCCATCAAAACACTGTCAGGAACTTATCTATCGTCTCGATGCTCTGAGAAGAAAAGAGAGTTTCGTCGATGTAACAGTGTCAGTAAAAGACAAAGAGTTTAAAGCTCACAGACTTGTGTTAGCAGCAGCAAGTccgttttttctttcacttctgGTAAGCGACATGAGAGAGGGAAAGGAACAGTTCATCAGGATAGAACTTGAAGAAGCAACGGGGTCAGTCATGGAAGACGTTTTTAAATACATTTACACCGGTATAGCTGCAGTCACTAAGGATACCGCCCACGACTTAGTCGCAGCAGCAGATTATCTTCTTTTACCAGGTTTGAAAACTTTGGCTTGTGACTTTTTGGTGGGAAACATTACAACTGAAAACTGCATgttcaattattattttgccGACAAGTATCAGTGTTTGGAATTAATGGAGGAGTCTTGTGAGTTTATTAACTCAAATTTCAGTTCAGTCATGGAAACAGAAGACTTCCTGAATCTCAATATTGAACAAGTCATGAAATGGGTTTCCagtgatgatgtcactgtcACCTCTGAGGAAGAAATTTTTAAGGGAATAGTAAAGTGGGTGACTCACAAGAAGAGTGAACGAGAAAGCAACTTTGCTGAATTGTTGAGTCAGGTCCGTCTGCAGTCCATGTCTCATGACTTTCTTTTCaatgaattaattaatgaagAACTGATAGCAACAAGTAATGCGAGTTTGAATTTTGTGTTGAGATCTATGAAGTGCATTTTTGATCCCTTCTGTGAAGATGCTGCCAAGCCACCCAGGAAGTGCTTGGAGAGGTACACAGATGTGATTTTTGTTTGTGGTGGCAGGACAGCCTTATGCTATGTACCCCAGAAAGACATTTGGTATCAGTTGCCAGACATGTTCCTTGAACATCAAGATCATGCTGTTGTTCAATACAGAGATAAAGTTTGCATTTTCGGCCGACAGCTTGTTGGATCAGGAAAATCTCAAATTACAGAATACTTTCTTTCTTCCAAAATATCCCAGGGGACAGTTGAAACAGGACCTGCAATTTATTGgggtttttgttcttctttatcAGTTTTAGATGGCTGCATCTTTGCATTATTTGGTGAGGCCATTATTCTCTTTAAGATTGATGAGAATGTTTGTGAGGCTGTAGCTGATCCACCAACTCATCGCTATGGAGCTTGTTTAGTCAGTGATAAAAGACATCTTTACTTAGTAGGAGGAATTATAAATTTTTTTGTGCCAACTCAAACAGTGGAAAGGTTTGATCCTATTTCGGCCACATGGGAGGAAGTTGCAGCCATGAATGAGGGAAGATATGATGCTTTTGGAGCAGCCATGAATGGCAAGATCTATGTAGCAGGTGGCATAAATATAAGCTCTACAGTACTGAAGTGTTGTGAGGTATATGACCCATCAACTAATGAATGGCAAGTTATGAGTAACCTCAAGATGTGTCGTCAAGCTGCAAACATGGTATGCATTCAGGAAGCGCTTTATGTGGTTGGTGGCTTCAATGGCATACAAAAGTCTTCAAGAGAGTTATCAGTGGAAGTGTTTCAGTTAGGAGCATGTGAATGGAAAAGTAAGTCCACTATACCCACtaactttgaaaatgaaaatcctgAGGATCGACAGAAAAAGATTCATTATAAGGCATGTCATGCAGTGATCCACAAGAGCCTATTAAAAAAGCTGTGTAagctttga